The following proteins come from a genomic window of Lytechinus pictus isolate F3 Inbred chromosome 1, Lp3.0, whole genome shotgun sequence:
- the LOC129257347 gene encoding WD repeat-containing protein 48-like isoform X2 yields MEHHTDWVNDVVLCCGGRTLISASSDTTVKVWNAHKGFCMSTLRTHKDYVKALAYAKDKEWVASAGLDKQIFLWDVNTLTALTATNNTVTTSSLNGQKDSIYSLAMNQSGSVIISGSTEKVLRVWDPKTCAKIMKLKGHTDNVKALVINRDGTQCLSGSSDGTIRLWSLGQQRCIATYRIHEEGVWALRANESFTTFYSGGRDCYVYQTDIRNPDASELICEESSSVLRIELVPQEDAIWVATTSSQLNQWSLTSRGGRNVDDYDNAGTENECPKPKMTVEGGSSIRQYHILNDKRHILTKDTDDRVALWDVLMAKKVEDLGHADFEVEIKNRFQMIYVPNWFAVDLKIGMLCIHLEESDCFAAWVSSKDSGLGPADAPDIKVNYGGLVLQALLEHWPRTHAYDPDSINGHVNGIDTSTDDINLTVNSSSPTSPNPPHTVINKGNSYFSVSAHTPVIFSEVGGRTLFRFLCRDACGDSERMLLNENVPQWVVSVTVEHNQPKFNKISFFLQPHNPSGNRTLKKDRLSASDMLQARKVLEHVYEKVMGAYTSSSSPPAGATNGYGNGEGGDRDSELSSISEEKVELLCQDQVLDPNMDLRTIKHFIWKSGGDLTLLYRSKHPNAT; encoded by the exons ATGGAGCATCACACTGACTGGGTGAATGATGTAGTCTTATGTTGTGGTGGAAGAACAT TGATATCGGCATCTTCAGATACTACAGTGAAAGTATGGAATGCACACAAAGGCTTCTGTATGTCAACGTTAAGAACACACAAG GATTATGTGAAAGCTTTAGCATATGCTAAAGATAAAGAGTGGGTAGCCTCTGCTGGTCTGGACAAACAGATCTTCCTTTGGGATGTGAACACATTAACAGCACTCACAGCTACCAATAATACGGTCACAA CATCTTCTCTGAATGGTCAGAAGGATTCTATCTACAGTCTAGCTATGAATCAGTCAGGATCAGTCATAATATCAGGATCAACTGAAAAG GTTCTGAGAGTATGGGATCCAAAGACATGTGCCAAGATCATGAAGCTGAAAGGACACACAGATAATGTCAAGGCATTAGTCATCAACAGAGATGGCACTCAG TGTCTGTCAGGCAGTTCAGATGGTACAATACGCCTATGGTCTCTGGGTCAACAGCGCTGTATAGCCACCTATCGCATCCATGAGGAGGGTGTGTGGGCATTGCGTGCCAATGAATCCTTCACCACATTCTACTCTGGTGGTCGGGACTGCTATGTCTACCAGACAGATATCAGGAACCCGGATGCAAGCGAGCTGATCTGTGAAGAGAGTTCTTCTGTCTTGAGGATAGAGTTAGTACCACAGGAAGACGCCATCTGGGTGGCTACCACCAGCTCTCAACTCAATCAATGG AGCCTAACAAGTAGAGGAGGCAGGAATGTGGATGATTATGACAATGCAGGCACAGAAAATGAATGCCCTAAACCAAAGATGACTGTAGAGGGAGGTTCAAGCATCAGACAGTACCACATACTCAATGACAAGAGACATATCCTGACAAAAGACACCGACGATAGAGTGGCTCTCTGGGATGTGTTAATG GCCAAGAAAGTGGAAGACCTTGGTCATGCAGATTTTGAAGTGGAAATAAAGAATAGATTCCAGATGATTTACGTTCCAAACTGGTTTGCAGTAGACCTCAAGATAGGA ATGCTGTGCATACACTTAGAGGAGTCAGACTGTTTTGCTGCATGGGTTTCTTCAAAGGATAGTGGATTAGGGCCAGCTGATGCTCCTGATATTAAAG TTAACTATGGAGGACTTGTCCTACAGGCCTTATTGGAACATTGGCCCAGAACACATGCATATGATCCAGACAGCATCAACGGGCATG TGAATGGCATCGACACCAGTACCGACGACATTAACCTGACAGTCAACTCATCATCGCCGACCTCTCCGAACCCACCTCACACCGTCATCAACAAGGGGAACAGCTACTTCAGTGTCTCTGCCCACACGCCTGTCATCTTCAGTGAGGTCGGAGGTCGCACCCTCTTCCGTTTCCTGTGCCGAGATGCCTGTGGAGATTCAGAGAGGATGCTACTCAATGAGAATGTGCCTCAGTGGGTGGTCTCTGTCACTGTAGAG cACAATCAACCAAAGTtcaacaaaatatcatttttcctTCAACCTCACAACCCATCTGGAAACAGAACCTTGAAAAA GGATCGACTATCAGCAAGTGACATGCTACAGGCCAGAAAGGTTTTAGAGCATGTGTATGAGAAGGTGATGGGAGCGTacacatcatcttcatcaccgcCAGCGGGGGCAACGAATGGATACGGGAATGGAGAGGGAGGCGACAGGGATTCTGAACTAAGCAGTATCTCTGAAGAAAAAGTAGAGTTATTATGCCAGGACCAA GTACTAGATCCCAACATGGACCTTCGGACAATCAAGCATTTTATCTGGAAGAGTGGTGGTGATCTCACATTGTTATACCGCAGCAAGCATCCAAATGCAACCTGA
- the LOC129257347 gene encoding WD repeat-containing protein 48-like isoform X1 has translation MAVHHRQPSNSRRKVQVSYVIRDEVEKKHRSGVNALQFDPVLNRLYSAGRDSIVRIWNLADEKEQYVQSMEHHTDWVNDVVLCCGGRTLISASSDTTVKVWNAHKGFCMSTLRTHKDYVKALAYAKDKEWVASAGLDKQIFLWDVNTLTALTATNNTVTTSSLNGQKDSIYSLAMNQSGSVIISGSTEKVLRVWDPKTCAKIMKLKGHTDNVKALVINRDGTQCLSGSSDGTIRLWSLGQQRCIATYRIHEEGVWALRANESFTTFYSGGRDCYVYQTDIRNPDASELICEESSSVLRIELVPQEDAIWVATTSSQLNQWSLTSRGGRNVDDYDNAGTENECPKPKMTVEGGSSIRQYHILNDKRHILTKDTDDRVALWDVLMAKKVEDLGHADFEVEIKNRFQMIYVPNWFAVDLKIGMLCIHLEESDCFAAWVSSKDSGLGPADAPDIKVNYGGLVLQALLEHWPRTHAYDPDSINGHVNGIDTSTDDINLTVNSSSPTSPNPPHTVINKGNSYFSVSAHTPVIFSEVGGRTLFRFLCRDACGDSERMLLNENVPQWVVSVTVEHNQPKFNKISFFLQPHNPSGNRTLKKDRLSASDMLQARKVLEHVYEKVMGAYTSSSSPPAGATNGYGNGEGGDRDSELSSISEEKVELLCQDQVLDPNMDLRTIKHFIWKSGGDLTLLYRSKHPNAT, from the exons GTTTCTTATGTGATCCGCGATGAAGTGGAGAAAAAACACAGGTCAGGGGTCAATGCACTTCAGTTTGACCCTGTCCTAAATAGACTCTACTCAGCAGGCAGGGATTCCATTGTCAGAATATGGAACCTAGCTGATGAAAAG GAGCAGTATGTTCAATCCATGGAGCATCACACTGACTGGGTGAATGATGTAGTCTTATGTTGTGGTGGAAGAACAT TGATATCGGCATCTTCAGATACTACAGTGAAAGTATGGAATGCACACAAAGGCTTCTGTATGTCAACGTTAAGAACACACAAG GATTATGTGAAAGCTTTAGCATATGCTAAAGATAAAGAGTGGGTAGCCTCTGCTGGTCTGGACAAACAGATCTTCCTTTGGGATGTGAACACATTAACAGCACTCACAGCTACCAATAATACGGTCACAA CATCTTCTCTGAATGGTCAGAAGGATTCTATCTACAGTCTAGCTATGAATCAGTCAGGATCAGTCATAATATCAGGATCAACTGAAAAG GTTCTGAGAGTATGGGATCCAAAGACATGTGCCAAGATCATGAAGCTGAAAGGACACACAGATAATGTCAAGGCATTAGTCATCAACAGAGATGGCACTCAG TGTCTGTCAGGCAGTTCAGATGGTACAATACGCCTATGGTCTCTGGGTCAACAGCGCTGTATAGCCACCTATCGCATCCATGAGGAGGGTGTGTGGGCATTGCGTGCCAATGAATCCTTCACCACATTCTACTCTGGTGGTCGGGACTGCTATGTCTACCAGACAGATATCAGGAACCCGGATGCAAGCGAGCTGATCTGTGAAGAGAGTTCTTCTGTCTTGAGGATAGAGTTAGTACCACAGGAAGACGCCATCTGGGTGGCTACCACCAGCTCTCAACTCAATCAATGG AGCCTAACAAGTAGAGGAGGCAGGAATGTGGATGATTATGACAATGCAGGCACAGAAAATGAATGCCCTAAACCAAAGATGACTGTAGAGGGAGGTTCAAGCATCAGACAGTACCACATACTCAATGACAAGAGACATATCCTGACAAAAGACACCGACGATAGAGTGGCTCTCTGGGATGTGTTAATG GCCAAGAAAGTGGAAGACCTTGGTCATGCAGATTTTGAAGTGGAAATAAAGAATAGATTCCAGATGATTTACGTTCCAAACTGGTTTGCAGTAGACCTCAAGATAGGA ATGCTGTGCATACACTTAGAGGAGTCAGACTGTTTTGCTGCATGGGTTTCTTCAAAGGATAGTGGATTAGGGCCAGCTGATGCTCCTGATATTAAAG TTAACTATGGAGGACTTGTCCTACAGGCCTTATTGGAACATTGGCCCAGAACACATGCATATGATCCAGACAGCATCAACGGGCATG TGAATGGCATCGACACCAGTACCGACGACATTAACCTGACAGTCAACTCATCATCGCCGACCTCTCCGAACCCACCTCACACCGTCATCAACAAGGGGAACAGCTACTTCAGTGTCTCTGCCCACACGCCTGTCATCTTCAGTGAGGTCGGAGGTCGCACCCTCTTCCGTTTCCTGTGCCGAGATGCCTGTGGAGATTCAGAGAGGATGCTACTCAATGAGAATGTGCCTCAGTGGGTGGTCTCTGTCACTGTAGAG cACAATCAACCAAAGTtcaacaaaatatcatttttcctTCAACCTCACAACCCATCTGGAAACAGAACCTTGAAAAA GGATCGACTATCAGCAAGTGACATGCTACAGGCCAGAAAGGTTTTAGAGCATGTGTATGAGAAGGTGATGGGAGCGTacacatcatcttcatcaccgcCAGCGGGGGCAACGAATGGATACGGGAATGGAGAGGGAGGCGACAGGGATTCTGAACTAAGCAGTATCTCTGAAGAAAAAGTAGAGTTATTATGCCAGGACCAA GTACTAGATCCCAACATGGACCTTCGGACAATCAAGCATTTTATCTGGAAGAGTGGTGGTGATCTCACATTGTTATACCGCAGCAAGCATCCAAATGCAACCTGA